From Ignavibacteria bacterium, one genomic window encodes:
- a CDS encoding DoxX family protein codes for MNLQRFATLFTQPWATDALPTLIRIMLGVLLVYHGSSKVFDGMGDMIQGITDRGWPLPMLQAFMAAYIEFAGGVLLIVGLMTRPVAFMTIGLFSIIFFVYSAADPFGKKEKALLFLFLAIYVFLSGPGKASVDALLFRKEAK; via the coding sequence ATGAACCTCCAACGCTTCGCAACACTCTTCACGCAACCGTGGGCAACGGATGCACTGCCAACACTTATTCGCATCATGCTCGGAGTCTTGCTCGTCTATCATGGAAGTTCGAAGGTATTCGATGGAATGGGAGACATGATCCAGGGCATCACCGATCGTGGCTGGCCACTTCCAATGTTGCAAGCCTTTATGGCCGCATACATCGAGTTTGCCGGTGGCGTCCTCCTCATCGTTGGCCTCATGACCCGTCCCGTAGCCTTCATGACTATCGGACTGTTCAGCATCATCTTCTTTGTCTACTCCGCCGCAGACCCATTTGGAAAGAAAGAGAAAGCCCTGCTCTTCCTCTTCCTCGCCATCTATGTGTTCTTGTCGGGTCCGGGTAAGGCGAGTGTGGATGCTTTGTTGTTTAGAAAAGAAGCCAAATGA
- a CDS encoding acetyl-CoA carboxylase biotin carboxylase subunit, which produces MFKRVLIANRGEIALRVMRTCKRMGIATVAIYSDADVRAPHVAEADVAIGIGGFTPRESYLVVEKVLAAAKESGADAIHPGYGFLSENAEFARAVAEAGMTFIGPTPEAIAMLGDKTAARDLAIASKVPISPGSDGAVASFDDARAVVERIGYPVIIKAAAGGGGKGMRIVEEASEIESAFHAAQNEALTSFNDGRVFIERYIVEPRHIEIQILADHHGTVLYFPERECSVQRRHQKVVEESPSTAVTPAIRKAMGEAAARLVQAASYTNAGTLEFLLDARGEFYFMEVNTRLQVEHPVTEMVTGIDFVEQQLRIASGEKLTYNQTDVAKPKGAAIECRVCAEDVFNDFLPDTGIVSFMQLPEGDGVRNDTALYEGYEVSVHYDPMVAKLIVHAKDRETCIERTLEALDNYQIVGFKTTIPFCRLVIDSAPFRTGAYSTFYVKEHWPISQPEHFLSSLAAIAAAGFTAEEQRRQPLPSHD; this is translated from the coding sequence ATGTTCAAACGAGTCCTGATCGCCAATCGCGGCGAAATTGCCCTGCGTGTTATGCGCACCTGTAAACGTATGGGGATAGCCACTGTGGCTATCTATTCGGATGCGGATGTTCGGGCGCCGCACGTGGCGGAGGCTGATGTTGCTATTGGGATAGGGGGCTTTACACCGCGGGAATCGTATCTGGTGGTGGAAAAGGTCCTGGCGGCTGCCAAGGAGTCGGGGGCCGACGCGATCCACCCAGGGTATGGCTTCCTCTCGGAGAATGCAGAATTCGCCCGCGCTGTTGCAGAAGCGGGTATGACGTTTATCGGGCCAACGCCGGAGGCGATCGCGATGCTGGGCGATAAGACGGCAGCGCGCGACCTGGCCATTGCCTCAAAGGTGCCGATCTCGCCGGGCAGTGATGGCGCCGTTGCCTCATTCGACGATGCACGGGCGGTGGTAGAACGGATCGGCTATCCGGTGATCATCAAGGCTGCTGCTGGCGGTGGCGGCAAGGGAATGCGCATCGTTGAAGAGGCATCGGAGATCGAATCGGCCTTTCATGCTGCTCAAAATGAAGCTCTTACATCGTTTAATGATGGACGGGTTTTTATTGAGCGGTATATCGTGGAGCCCCGTCACATCGAAATTCAGATCCTGGCAGATCATCATGGGACGGTGCTGTATTTCCCGGAGCGGGAATGTTCGGTGCAGCGCCGACATCAAAAGGTGGTCGAGGAGTCGCCTTCAACGGCAGTGACTCCTGCCATCCGCAAGGCAATGGGAGAAGCGGCTGCGCGACTCGTTCAGGCAGCATCGTATACCAATGCCGGTACGTTGGAGTTCCTGCTGGATGCTCGGGGTGAGTTTTACTTTATGGAAGTCAATACCCGACTCCAAGTAGAACACCCGGTAACGGAAATGGTCACGGGCATCGACTTCGTAGAACAACAACTGCGCATTGCGTCAGGCGAAAAACTCACGTACAACCAGACCGATGTTGCAAAACCAAAAGGCGCTGCAATTGAATGTCGGGTCTGCGCGGAAGATGTGTTCAATGACTTCCTCCCCGATACTGGCATCGTGTCCTTTATGCAGTTGCCAGAAGGTGATGGCGTCCGCAACGACACAGCCCTGTATGAAGGCTATGAAGTTAGCGTCCACTACGATCCAATGGTCGCCAAACTCATCGTTCACGCCAAGGACCGCGAAACGTGCATTGAACGCACACTTGAAGCGCTCGACAACTATCAGATCGTTGGTTTTAAAACGACCATTCCGTTCTGCCGACTCGTTATTGATTCAGCCCCCTTCAGAACCGGTGCCTATAGCACGTTCTATGTGAAGGAACATTGGCCGATCTCCCAACCAGAACACTTCCTTTCGTCACTTGCAGCGATAGCCGCGGCAGGGTTCACAGCAGAAGAACAACGTAGACAACCACTACCATCCCATGACTGA
- a CDS encoding endonuclease MutS2, whose translation MAASERDLLETALDELEFPRVLEAIARHCVSDAGSERMLQLRPTMDAVVLRADLDRVSEVLDLIAMGETIPYDRMSDVRGLLSRTRIEGNFLSAPDMLKVLEALQTSRNLKSFFRERHARCEQVLTFCEPLVEDRVLEKHITDAIDDTGNVRDNASRELLNIRREIHELSARLRIRLQRMLKKFGEEELLQEDFITQRDGRFVLPLRVETKRSVEGIIHGVSASGQTVFMEPAETYEMNNDLAILNGREQREIIRILTTITSEVGAVSYGIESAVAVLTELDTILARARFALDHGGIKPVIVDDEEIELTNVHHPILAINAKRTRDVVIPLSVRFDATTRGILISGPNAGGKTVAMKAIGLTMSMAMSGIFPLGMCSMRPRRITTAIGDHQSIESNLSTFSSQIIRLRDVLSHCDGNALVLIDEICAGTDPAEGGALAAGILDSLIERGACFVVTTHQSSLKQYALTRSSITNASLEFDDQKMQPTFRFLYGVPGNSYAFHLAKAVGLPDIVIERATGYLGDRHGELEKSINAMQQFRTEAEAAHRAAAEEHAKAERLRKDYEERLAAVKQKRSSVVEDAREEAREILRKANALVENTIREVREQQKSAAEIKREFEAGKIDQTSEASVVSSPHPEVGDRTALSPGATVTVRGTSSSGTIISIDEKSKTAMIDVNGIKFKVPLDQLERGGQPAPKERRREASVVDHLKLDSSTSLDLRGMRADEGLRALEDFINDGILGTLTHATIIHGKGTGAMRKVVHEYLHEHPQIKSWRIGTIHEGGDGITVVEFR comes from the coding sequence ATGGCTGCCTCGGAACGTGACCTGCTCGAAACAGCACTGGATGAACTGGAGTTTCCGCGCGTCCTCGAAGCCATAGCACGTCATTGTGTGTCGGATGCGGGCTCTGAACGAATGTTGCAGCTTCGTCCGACGATGGATGCGGTGGTTCTGCGTGCCGACCTCGACCGTGTGAGTGAAGTCCTCGATCTTATCGCAATGGGTGAGACCATTCCCTACGATCGAATGTCTGATGTTAGGGGGCTTCTGTCACGCACCCGCATCGAAGGGAACTTCCTCTCTGCGCCGGACATGCTCAAGGTCCTCGAAGCTCTCCAAACATCGCGGAACCTGAAGTCGTTCTTCCGAGAACGTCACGCTCGTTGCGAGCAGGTGCTTACGTTCTGTGAGCCCCTTGTCGAAGATCGTGTCCTGGAAAAACATATCACCGATGCGATCGATGATACGGGCAATGTGCGCGATAATGCGAGCAGGGAACTGCTGAATATCCGCCGAGAGATCCATGAGCTCAGTGCTCGACTTCGCATTCGACTTCAACGCATGCTGAAGAAGTTCGGTGAAGAGGAGCTGCTGCAAGAGGATTTCATCACACAACGCGACGGACGATTCGTACTGCCGTTGCGCGTTGAAACGAAACGAAGTGTTGAAGGCATCATCCACGGCGTATCGGCATCGGGACAGACGGTCTTCATGGAGCCCGCCGAGACGTATGAGATGAATAACGATCTCGCCATTCTCAACGGACGTGAACAGCGAGAGATCATTCGCATCCTCACTACCATCACGAGTGAGGTTGGTGCGGTGTCGTATGGTATTGAGTCGGCTGTGGCGGTTCTTACGGAACTCGACACCATCCTGGCCCGCGCCCGTTTCGCCCTGGACCATGGCGGCATCAAACCCGTGATCGTCGATGATGAAGAGATCGAACTCACAAACGTTCATCATCCCATCCTTGCGATCAATGCAAAACGTACACGCGATGTGGTTATCCCGCTCAGTGTGCGATTTGATGCAACAACCCGCGGCATCCTTATCTCCGGACCCAATGCCGGTGGGAAGACCGTTGCGATGAAGGCCATTGGACTCACAATGTCGATGGCAATGAGCGGCATCTTTCCTCTTGGTATGTGTTCGATGCGACCTCGCAGGATCACCACGGCCATCGGTGATCACCAGAGTATTGAGTCGAACCTCTCTACCTTCTCATCACAGATCATCCGACTTCGCGATGTGCTCTCTCATTGCGACGGCAACGCCCTTGTCCTGATCGATGAGATCTGTGCCGGTACTGATCCGGCGGAAGGGGGCGCCTTGGCTGCCGGGATCCTCGACTCCCTCATTGAACGTGGTGCATGTTTTGTGGTAACCACCCACCAATCATCGCTCAAACAATACGCTCTCACACGATCATCGATCACCAACGCATCGTTGGAATTCGATGACCAAAAGATGCAGCCAACCTTCCGGTTTCTGTATGGTGTGCCGGGAAACTCCTATGCCTTCCATCTGGCAAAGGCCGTTGGACTGCCCGATATCGTCATTGAACGCGCCACCGGCTACCTCGGAGATCGTCACGGCGAACTCGAGAAGAGTATCAACGCCATGCAGCAATTCCGCACCGAAGCCGAGGCCGCTCATCGCGCCGCTGCGGAAGAACATGCCAAGGCAGAACGGTTGCGCAAGGACTACGAAGAACGCTTGGCCGCCGTCAAGCAAAAGCGCAGCAGCGTTGTAGAGGACGCGCGCGAAGAGGCACGCGAGATCCTCCGCAAGGCAAACGCCCTTGTTGAGAACACCATCCGCGAAGTGCGAGAGCAACAGAAGTCGGCAGCCGAGATCAAACGCGAATTCGAAGCCGGCAAGATCGATCAGACTTCCGAAGCCTCCGTTGTTTCATCACCGCACCCTGAGGTCGGTGACAGAACGGCGTTGAGTCCGGGAGCAACCGTCACCGTGCGTGGCACATCATCTTCCGGCACCATCATCAGCATTGATGAGAAGAGCAAGACCGCCATGATCGACGTCAACGGCATCAAATTCAAGGTGCCCCTTGACCAACTCGAACGTGGAGGACAGCCGGCACCTAAGGAACGAAGACGCGAAGCAAGTGTGGTAGATCACCTCAAGCTCGACTCCAGCACATCACTCGATCTGCGCGGCATGCGCGCCGACGAAGGACTGCGCGCCCTCGAAGACTTCATCAACGACGGCATCCTCGGTACCCTCACGCACGCCACCATCATCCACGGCAAGGGCACCGGCGCCATGCGCAAGGTTGTGCACGAATACCTCCATGAGCACCCGCAGATCAAGTCATGGCGCATCGGTACGATTCATGAAGGGGGCGATGGGATCACGGTGGTGGAGTTTCGTTAG
- a CDS encoding Fic family protein has product MPTPGFDHPIVEDIIALERWKSQTLGGTTHPAVFADIKQVYHLLESLGSARIEGNRTTIDELVEAAVNGVSDSTEGLREISNLEDAMSWIESVFAEESHRRIDHSFLQELHRLTVKNLRPPEVGGEGDPSPGRYRSGNVAITGTSFVPPPGLDVPELMDRFITFINEPIDVRRSLMRIAIAHHRCAAIHPFRNGNGRVVRLLTYAMLIRDGYRIDQGRIINPTAVFCHNRADYMDGLSDADDGTEASSLRWCAFVLSGLRRELEKVGTLLDANILGPRILQPTIRFAVQSGQITDEMAQVLSRIAKNGDGDASTYRSVYPGKSAASISHIIADHKQIGIIAAYPTIRSRRYVARFSGPALLTALIHTMDAEGYLPFRRDDRGA; this is encoded by the coding sequence ATGCCGACCCCTGGATTTGACCACCCGATCGTTGAGGACATCATTGCTCTCGAGCGGTGGAAATCTCAAACGTTGGGAGGGACGACGCACCCTGCGGTGTTCGCAGATATCAAGCAGGTCTACCACCTGCTGGAGAGTTTAGGGTCAGCTCGTATCGAGGGGAATCGCACCACGATCGATGAGTTGGTTGAAGCGGCTGTGAATGGTGTTTCCGACTCAACGGAAGGACTTCGGGAGATCTCCAATCTTGAAGACGCGATGTCATGGATCGAATCGGTTTTTGCTGAGGAAAGCCATCGCAGAATTGATCATTCCTTTCTGCAGGAACTTCATCGACTCACCGTGAAGAATCTACGTCCCCCTGAGGTAGGGGGCGAGGGGGATCCAAGCCCCGGGCGATATCGCAGTGGGAATGTGGCGATCACTGGAACATCCTTTGTTCCACCGCCAGGACTGGATGTACCGGAATTGATGGATCGGTTCATAACCTTCATCAATGAACCGATAGATGTACGGCGTTCCTTGATGCGTATAGCCATTGCACATCATCGTTGTGCAGCGATTCACCCGTTTCGCAACGGAAACGGACGAGTGGTTCGACTTCTTACCTATGCAATGCTCATTCGAGACGGGTATCGCATTGATCAGGGTCGGATCATTAACCCAACGGCTGTTTTCTGTCATAACAGAGCTGACTACATGGACGGGCTGAGCGACGCAGACGACGGAACCGAAGCGTCTAGTCTCCGTTGGTGTGCGTTCGTTCTCTCCGGATTGCGACGTGAACTGGAAAAGGTCGGAACACTCCTGGATGCCAACATCCTTGGTCCGCGTATTCTTCAGCCGACAATACGATTTGCCGTACAATCTGGACAGATCACCGATGAAATGGCGCAGGTACTGAGTCGTATCGCAAAGAACGGCGATGGTGATGCTTCAACCTATCGATCCGTCTACCCGGGAAAGTCCGCAGCCAGCATCTCCCATATCATTGCCGATCACAAACAGATAGGAATTATCGCTGCCTATCCAACCATCCGCTCCCGTCGTTATGTAGCGCGCTTCAGCGGCCCGGCACTTTTGACCGCGTTGATCCATACGATGGACGCCGAAGGATACCTGCCGTTTCGCCGAGATGATCGTGGAGCGTAG
- the purL gene encoding phosphoribosylformylglycinamidine synthase subunit PurL, with protein MTDTTPVSEISVTTETARELGLTDAEFDLICDKLGRTPTYTELGVYSVMWSEHCSYKNSILQLKTLPRSGGRMLVAAGEENAGVIDVGEGYGVAFKIESHNHPSAVEPFQGAATGVGGILRDIFTMGARPIAALNSLRFGEPDTERTKYLVKGVVHGIGHYGNCFGVPTVGGEIYFDRCYTDNPLVNAMAVGVLRADRMASATALGAGNPVFIMGSSTGRDGIHGASLLASREFDAQTENMRPTVQVGDPFSEKLLLEASLELIEAGVVVGMQDMGAAGISCSTAEMSAKGEVGMRIDLDKVPLREAGMSAYEIMLSESQERMLVVVQKGMEKRAAEVCEKWDVPFVQIGEVTSDRHVNVSRHGKVVANVPAQSLVLGGDAPVYVREQKKPEYLELTNRPVDQGPNLHEKECTEILTKLLASPTIASKRWVYEQYDSQVGDNTVIRTGGDAAVLRIKELPGKAVAVTTDCNSRFVYLNPYRGAMSAVAEAARNCVCVGAEPVAITNCLNFGNPYDPEVYYQFAEAIRGMGDMCRALNTPVTGGNVSFHNESQQHAVFPTPTIGMLGLIDDITTVIGNAFVNENEHVLMLGWQRSELGGSEYLKTIKGRVTGEAPYIDIDEEVRLQRATLLAIRSGLITAAHDCSEGGLLVALSEMTFGKGLGATIDVPFDHNAGNVFGEAQSRIIVSVPSTALDAVRDLCAANEVPLTVLGTTGGDTLNIKGLVNQPVTDLSAIFEGALPSIMAS; from the coding sequence ATGACTGATACCACACCTGTCAGCGAGATCTCGGTGACCACCGAGACGGCACGCGAACTTGGACTCACCGACGCGGAGTTCGATCTGATCTGCGACAAATTGGGTCGCACACCAACCTACACGGAACTCGGCGTGTATTCGGTGATGTGGAGTGAACACTGCTCCTACAAAAACTCCATCCTGCAACTCAAGACACTCCCTCGCAGTGGCGGTAGAATGCTTGTTGCGGCGGGTGAAGAAAATGCCGGTGTGATCGATGTCGGAGAAGGTTATGGTGTTGCCTTTAAGATCGAATCGCACAACCACCCAAGCGCCGTTGAGCCGTTCCAAGGAGCTGCAACGGGAGTAGGGGGCATCCTGCGCGATATCTTCACGATGGGTGCACGTCCAATAGCTGCATTGAATTCCCTTCGCTTTGGTGAACCCGATACAGAGCGTACAAAGTACCTCGTCAAGGGCGTCGTGCACGGCATCGGCCACTATGGCAATTGTTTCGGTGTCCCTACGGTAGGGGGCGAGATCTACTTTGATCGTTGCTACACAGACAACCCACTCGTGAATGCGATGGCTGTTGGTGTGTTACGTGCAGATCGAATGGCGTCTGCTACAGCACTTGGCGCAGGCAATCCGGTATTTATCATGGGATCTAGCACGGGACGTGATGGTATTCACGGCGCGTCGCTCTTGGCCTCACGCGAGTTCGATGCACAGACGGAGAATATGCGTCCAACCGTTCAGGTGGGCGACCCATTCTCGGAGAAACTCCTTCTCGAAGCATCACTCGAACTCATCGAAGCAGGCGTCGTAGTAGGCATGCAGGACATGGGTGCCGCAGGCATCTCGTGCTCTACCGCCGAGATGAGTGCAAAGGGCGAAGTAGGTATGCGCATCGATCTCGACAAAGTGCCACTGCGCGAAGCAGGGATGAGTGCCTATGAGATCATGCTTTCGGAATCGCAAGAACGTATGCTTGTGGTGGTGCAAAAGGGCATGGAGAAACGCGCTGCAGAAGTCTGTGAAAAGTGGGATGTGCCGTTTGTACAGATCGGCGAAGTCACATCAGACAGACACGTCAACGTATCTCGTCACGGTAAGGTTGTTGCCAACGTCCCTGCACAGTCACTTGTGTTAGGGGGCGATGCACCGGTCTATGTGCGTGAACAAAAGAAGCCCGAATACTTGGAGCTCACCAACCGTCCGGTCGATCAAGGTCCAAACCTCCACGAAAAAGAATGCACGGAGATCCTCACCAAACTGCTCGCATCGCCGACCATTGCAAGCAAGCGTTGGGTCTATGAGCAGTATGATTCGCAGGTAGGGGATAACACCGTTATCCGCACCGGCGGCGATGCTGCTGTGTTGCGCATCAAGGAATTGCCAGGCAAGGCCGTTGCCGTTACGACAGACTGCAACAGTCGCTTCGTCTATCTCAATCCCTATCGCGGTGCAATGTCGGCCGTTGCCGAGGCCGCCCGCAACTGCGTCTGCGTAGGTGCCGAGCCCGTGGCCATCACTAACTGTCTCAACTTTGGCAATCCCTACGATCCCGAGGTCTACTACCAATTCGCCGAGGCCATCCGTGGCATGGGCGATATGTGTCGCGCGCTCAACACTCCTGTCACGGGCGGCAACGTGAGCTTCCACAACGAATCACAACAACACGCCGTATTCCCAACGCCAACCATCGGCATGTTGGGACTCATCGATGACATCACAACAGTGATCGGCAATGCCTTTGTGAATGAGAACGAACATGTACTCATGCTCGGATGGCAGCGCAGTGAGCTTGGTGGCAGTGAGTATCTCAAGACCATTAAGGGTAGGGTGACAGGGGAAGCCCCCTACATCGACATCGATGAAGAGGTTCGTCTGCAGCGTGCTACACTTCTTGCCATTCGCTCCGGACTCATCACCGCTGCACACGATTGTTCCGAAGGCGGACTGCTCGTTGCTTTGTCGGAGATGACATTTGGTAAGGGGCTTGGGGCAACCATCGACGTACCATTCGATCACAACGCCGGCAACGTCTTTGGCGAAGCCCAGAGTCGGATCATCGTAAGCGTCCCTTCTACAGCGCTTGATGCTGTGCGTGATCTTTGTGCTGCAAATGAGGTCCCGTTGACCGTGCTTGGCACCACCGGCGGAGATACACTCAACATCAAGGGACTCGTTAATCAACCCGTCACTGACCTGAGTGCTATCTTCGAAGGCGCACTTCCATCGATCATGGCATCCTGA
- a CDS encoding FtsX-like permease family protein codes for MPITGLLAQRFARSLRAEGFARFTTIVSVFSVALGSLALIIAISVLRGYEEKIEETAMRFTSHVEAKPILGDVIGNARGSMERVATIDGVSSVDIVLNREALARTRSGVDGIVLSGVTNSRATSFISPMIIRGEGVSANGAVLGESIAADLGVDVGDTIVIYAANAESTQPILFTVRVGGVLRSGMATYDNTVVVMPLHIIRQKLRLPDDVASSLLITCTDKTRARGVASRVRDVLGPRAYVLTYLDTFQAISAWIELQKEPIPIVLGLISIVAVFTVVSTLLIAVVEKTRSIAILMTIGMTPFRIMLIFLTRSITIGAMGSALGALIALAFVWMQSTWHLIRLDGAIYYVSELPVSFSPAPFIIVPAISIGLCIIVAIVPMIMAARVSPARALRFS; via the coding sequence ATGCCGATAACAGGCTTACTTGCCCAACGTTTTGCTCGATCACTCCGAGCAGAAGGATTTGCACGTTTCACCACCATCGTTTCGGTGTTCAGTGTTGCGTTGGGGAGTCTTGCACTGATCATTGCCATCAGTGTCTTGCGTGGATACGAGGAGAAGATCGAAGAGACCGCCATGCGGTTCACTTCGCATGTAGAGGCAAAGCCCATTCTTGGTGATGTGATCGGCAATGCACGTGGATCAATGGAACGCGTGGCGACCATTGACGGTGTGTCATCCGTTGACATCGTTCTCAACCGCGAGGCGTTGGCTCGTACGCGATCCGGCGTGGACGGCATTGTCCTCTCCGGCGTTACGAACAGTCGTGCTACGTCGTTCATTAGCCCCATGATCATCCGTGGCGAGGGTGTGAGCGCAAACGGGGCCGTCCTTGGCGAGTCCATTGCAGCCGATCTTGGTGTAGACGTTGGTGACACCATCGTTATCTACGCTGCCAATGCTGAGTCGACGCAGCCCATCCTCTTCACCGTTCGTGTAGGGGGCGTATTGCGATCCGGCATGGCTACCTACGACAATACCGTAGTTGTGATGCCCCTTCACATCATACGTCAGAAGCTTCGGTTGCCTGATGACGTAGCGTCGAGTCTCCTCATCACCTGTACCGACAAGACACGTGCTCGTGGCGTAGCCTCCCGTGTACGTGATGTGCTGGGTCCACGTGCCTACGTCCTCACCTATCTCGACACCTTCCAAGCCATCTCTGCCTGGATCGAGTTGCAGAAGGAGCCCATCCCCATCGTTCTTGGACTCATCAGCATCGTAGCCGTGTTCACCGTAGTCTCCACTCTGCTCATTGCCGTTGTAGAGAAGACGCGTTCCATCGCCATCCTCATGACTATTGGCATGACGCCATTTCGGATCATGCTCATCTTCCTCACGCGCAGCATCACCATTGGTGCCATGGGCTCTGCACTCGGCGCTCTCATTGCCCTTGCCTTTGTTTGGATGCAATCCACCTGGCACCTCATCCGCCTCGACGGAGCGATCTACTACGTCTCCGAACTGCCTGTGAGTTTCTCCCCTGCCCCCTTTATCATCGTGCCGGCCATCAGCATCGGACTATGCATCATTGTTGCGATCGTGCCGATGATCATGGCAGCACGCGTGAGCCCGGCAAGAGCGCTGAGATTCTCTTAA
- a CDS encoding T9SS type A sorting domain-containing protein, with translation MRARRIALAILIMIGSMEPLRTQYVPRWEVINHVPTDTHLRAKSMDVSNDRIVAAFQEVDSDILQVWVTTDARGAWTLLHQESGVKVREVCAFFRNDARIMVVAVLYTTSEWDWDGDDSTTMLVLTECSGGGFNRSFRHEGVGRKTIAQRKHGVAVLAYHPTTSYDSARLTIEIRNDDLMLIGSFEAVITSKDEHSYRRVDSLICDRLQVPSFNGLYGGLYHWSEHVPGWSNSRAAIGVYHQGNVLLWRGDSSMIINKFHPPHITSDQYRRVSLTQKWNRHPDAKQYHVVVRASFGEKDEDRDMRIVRDIYTRDTMIYVTDQLPGQLIEVSVRPVNQHDLGLICTRRTYLPFLFRPGNRRSPAKPPELTLMPNPATTVVSIGGDRPADRLIVVDLTGSVVSTSTDARTLDVSHLPTGTYVVLAQTGERTVTEKLFVQR, from the coding sequence ATGAGAGCACGTAGGATAGCACTCGCGATCTTGATCATGATCGGATCCATGGAGCCCCTTAGAACGCAGTATGTGCCGAGGTGGGAGGTGATCAATCACGTTCCTACTGATACGCACTTGCGGGCAAAGTCGATGGATGTGTCGAATGACCGAATAGTGGCGGCGTTTCAGGAGGTAGATTCAGACATCCTCCAAGTGTGGGTGACAACCGATGCACGGGGAGCCTGGACGCTCTTGCACCAAGAGTCGGGAGTGAAGGTTCGTGAGGTATGCGCGTTCTTTCGCAACGACGCGCGGATCATGGTGGTTGCTGTGCTCTATACAACGAGTGAATGGGATTGGGACGGAGATGACTCCACAACGATGCTGGTCCTAACGGAATGCAGCGGTGGTGGATTCAATCGCTCATTCCGACATGAGGGTGTTGGTAGAAAGACGATCGCACAGCGGAAACATGGAGTTGCCGTCCTGGCATACCATCCCACCACGAGTTACGACTCCGCTCGGCTTACTATTGAGATTCGCAATGACGACCTCATGCTGATCGGCTCTTTTGAAGCGGTGATCACATCAAAGGATGAACATTCATATCGTCGGGTAGACTCTCTCATTTGCGACCGGTTGCAGGTACCTTCATTCAATGGACTCTACGGCGGTCTCTACCATTGGAGTGAACATGTGCCCGGCTGGAGCAATTCGCGAGCTGCGATCGGTGTCTATCACCAAGGCAATGTTCTGCTTTGGAGGGGAGACTCATCGATGATCATCAACAAGTTTCATCCGCCGCACATCACCTCCGATCAGTATCGTCGCGTCTCACTAACTCAAAAGTGGAACAGACACCCAGATGCAAAGCAATATCACGTGGTCGTAAGAGCATCGTTCGGCGAGAAGGATGAAGACCGGGATATGCGAATCGTCCGCGACATCTATACACGTGACACCATGATCTACGTGACGGATCAGTTGCCCGGACAACTCATCGAAGTCTCTGTTCGACCCGTCAACCAGCACGACCTAGGACTCATCTGCACACGACGCACCTATCTCCCATTTTTGTTTCGTCCAGGCAACAGGCGTTCTCCAGCAAAACCTCCGGAGCTCACGCTTATGCCCAACCCGGCAACAACAGTGGTGTCTATCGGTGGAGACCGTCCGGCAGACAGATTGATCGTGGTGGATCTCACCGGTTCCGTGGTCTCAACGTCAACAGACGCTCGCACCCTGGACGTATCACATTTGCCCACCGGCACCTATGTCGTTCTGGCTCAGACAGGGGAGAGAACGGTTACGGAGAAGTTGTTTGTGCAGCGGTAG